The Armatimonadota bacterium genome has a window encoding:
- a CDS encoding homoserine O-acetyltransferase → MAESLFGKPRPFAESGLSAKTETFTFAESPDEMPLVCGDRLGPITVAYQTYGTLNENADNGVLVCHSLTGDMHAAGRMEGRDYVGWWDPLIGPGRAFDTDKHFVVCAGVLGGWGGSTCAASINPKTGRPYGSAFPDVTIRDIVTAHWHLLRHLGVRQLEAVSGPSMGGSQSWEFAVAYPDMVRHCIPVASAPVASAMLIAWNYVARQAFLTDPDYQGGDYYGTGRLPLAGLSLARKISTITYYSSPYLGGWFGNSNADGHDGENLPSKFAVEEYLDNEGAKLVARFDANCYLTALRSLETMDIARPFGSREEAFQAIRARLMVVGVASDLLFPPAELRGAVAAAKYAGVDARYEEIDSEDGHDACLLEIDRVGALIKDFLRGDVPRP, encoded by the coding sequence ATGGCAGAATCACTCTTTGGAAAACCGCGCCCGTTCGCCGAGAGCGGACTTAGCGCGAAGACGGAAACTTTCACCTTCGCGGAATCACCGGACGAAATGCCCCTCGTCTGCGGCGATCGCCTCGGGCCGATCACCGTGGCCTACCAGACATACGGTACACTCAACGAAAACGCCGACAATGGCGTTTTGGTGTGCCACAGCCTGACGGGCGACATGCACGCGGCGGGACGTATGGAGGGCCGGGATTACGTCGGGTGGTGGGACCCGCTCATTGGCCCCGGGCGCGCGTTTGACACGGATAAACACTTCGTCGTCTGCGCCGGCGTGCTCGGCGGCTGGGGCGGCTCCACGTGCGCCGCGAGTATTAACCCCAAGACCGGGCGGCCTTACGGCAGCGCATTTCCCGACGTCACGATCCGCGACATCGTAACGGCGCACTGGCATCTCTTGCGTCACCTTGGAGTCCGCCAGTTGGAGGCGGTTTCAGGGCCTAGCATGGGCGGGTCGCAGAGTTGGGAGTTCGCGGTGGCCTACCCGGATATGGTCCGGCACTGCATCCCGGTGGCGTCCGCTCCGGTGGCGTCCGCGATGCTGATCGCCTGGAACTACGTGGCACGGCAGGCATTCCTGACAGATCCGGACTACCAGGGCGGCGATTACTATGGCACGGGGCGCCTGCCGCTCGCGGGCCTCAGCCTTGCGCGTAAGATTTCAACGATCACCTATTACTCCTCGCCTTACCTCGGCGGGTGGTTTGGCAATTCAAACGCAGATGGGCACGATGGGGAAAACCTGCCGAGCAAGTTCGCCGTCGAGGAATACCTGGATAACGAAGGCGCCAAACTCGTGGCGCGGTTCGACGCCAACTGCTACCTCACAGCGTTGCGTTCACTCGAAACGATGGACATCGCCCGCCCATTCGGCAGCCGTGAGGAGGCATTCCAGGCGATCAGGGCACGCCTGATGGTCGTCGGCGTCGCCTCCGACCTGTTGTTTCCTCCGGCCGAACTCCGAGGCGCGGTCGCCGCCGCAAAATACGCCGGCGTCGACGCGAGATACGAGGAGATCGACAGCGAAGACGGTCACGACGCATGTCTCCTCGAGATCGACCGGGTCGGCGCACTCATCAAAGATTTCCTTCGCGGTGATGTCCCGCGCCCATAA
- a CDS encoding polysaccharide deacetylase family protein, protein MITILMYHQVGTFGRVDAHRAVYCDAGAFRRQMAFLKAGRYNVLSLDEVYACVTGAKEIPSRAVHLSFDDGYADFAAIAHPAIRRRGFPSSVYMVSGLMDSEAAWLPSEGLRSARLMSADALRRVDSEGARVGCHTASHRRLSGLDPIDLQREIVGSREALEEALNRPVVDFCYPYGDLDRAAVEAVRAAGYRLALTCERNRAGRGTDPLLIPRHAVSYGTSLVGLWWKLHLQKPGKPLSI, encoded by the coding sequence ATGATTACCATCCTCATGTATCACCAGGTGGGAACGTTCGGCCGGGTGGACGCGCATCGCGCAGTCTACTGCGATGCCGGCGCGTTCCGCCGCCAGATGGCGTTCCTCAAGGCTGGCCGGTACAACGTGCTGTCACTCGATGAAGTCTATGCCTGCGTGACTGGCGCCAAGGAGATCCCTTCGCGCGCGGTTCACCTCTCGTTCGATGACGGCTACGCGGATTTCGCCGCCATAGCCCACCCGGCGATTCGGCGCCGCGGCTTTCCTTCGAGCGTCTACATGGTTTCCGGGCTGATGGATTCTGAAGCGGCCTGGCTGCCGTCCGAAGGCCTCCGCAGCGCGCGTCTGATGTCGGCGGATGCGCTGCGCAGAGTGGACTCGGAGGGCGCCCGGGTCGGATGTCACACGGCCTCCCACCGGCGGTTGTCCGGCCTCGATCCGATCGATCTGCAGCGCGAAATTGTCGGGAGCCGCGAGGCGCTGGAAGAAGCCCTCAACCGTCCAGTAGTCGATTTTTGCTACCCTTACGGCGATCTCGACCGTGCTGCCGTGGAAGCGGTCCGCGCGGCGGGCTATCGCCTTGCGCTCACGTGCGAGCGAAATCGCGCCGGCAGAGGGACCGATCCGCTTCTGATTCCCCGCCACGCCGTTAGTTATGGCACCAGTCTGGTGGGGCTGTGGTGGAAACTCCACCTCCAGAAGCCCGGCAAACCGCTTTCGATCTGA
- a CDS encoding nucleotidyltransferase family protein, giving the protein MHLTIPTRKPKTNTAAPSAELVAIARLAVAGRADAVTDALASSPDPMALADAAQHHGLAPIFHVFSRARANELPPELSGRLAAAYRQNKARAIILLSEAARIAPQFESRGVPCIPLKGAALAEDLYGDPAMRPMHDVDLIVPQSALAIAREIMLAAGYHEESGDLRAGFEEEFRSELSFYRSSPHPCRVEIHWGLLNFGGHEEWTKEAFKRSVVTPRGRRLTDEETLLYLAAHSAYHHQNDRLIWEFDVALLLQSKGALLDDSVVGELAQTHRLLMPLRWALETGERLGVPAPPHLAAVLQHRRVGRVERWGLRFARDPQLASAVRTLLTLRSTPGWRRRLRLIGAKLFPDKEHLVARHHAHGFWPWIYTKRILSLGARLALALLHIGKPRSGD; this is encoded by the coding sequence TTGCATCTCACGATTCCAACCAGGAAACCGAAAACGAACACTGCCGCGCCATCCGCTGAACTTGTCGCTATCGCACGACTCGCCGTAGCAGGCCGCGCCGACGCCGTGACGGACGCTCTGGCATCGTCGCCGGACCCAATGGCGCTGGCGGACGCGGCCCAACACCACGGTCTCGCCCCGATTTTTCACGTCTTCTCACGCGCCCGGGCCAACGAACTCCCTCCGGAGCTTTCCGGCCGCTTGGCGGCAGCTTATCGCCAGAACAAAGCCCGCGCGATCATCCTCCTCAGCGAGGCCGCCCGCATCGCGCCTCAGTTTGAATCGCGGGGCGTACCGTGCATCCCGTTGAAGGGCGCCGCTCTCGCCGAAGACCTTTATGGTGATCCGGCGATGAGGCCGATGCACGACGTCGATCTGATCGTGCCGCAAAGCGCGCTGGCCATCGCGCGGGAAATCATGCTCGCAGCAGGCTATCACGAAGAATCGGGCGATCTGCGCGCCGGCTTTGAAGAGGAATTCCGTTCGGAACTCTCGTTCTACCGCAGTTCGCCGCACCCGTGCCGTGTGGAAATCCACTGGGGCCTGCTCAATTTCGGCGGCCACGAGGAATGGACGAAAGAGGCGTTCAAACGCAGCGTGGTGACCCCGCGCGGCCGCCGCCTGACCGACGAGGAAACACTGCTCTACCTCGCCGCGCACTCTGCATACCACCACCAGAACGACCGCCTGATTTGGGAGTTCGACGTTGCCCTGCTTCTACAGAGCAAGGGCGCATTGCTCGATGACTCGGTCGTCGGCGAGTTGGCCCAGACGCACCGACTCCTGATGCCGCTCCGCTGGGCGCTGGAAACCGGCGAACGGCTCGGGGTGCCGGCGCCCCCGCACCTGGCTGCGGTATTGCAGCATCGACGGGTTGGACGGGTCGAGCGTTGGGGCTTGCGGTTTGCGCGCGATCCCCAGCTCGCCTCGGCCGTGCGCACCCTTCTCACTCTGCGCAGCACCCCAGGGTGGCGACGGCGGTTGAGGCTGATCGGCGCGAAACTATTCCCGGACAAGGAACACCTCGTGGCGCGGCACCATGCGCACGGGTTCTGGCCGTGGATATATACAAAGCGCATCCTCTCACTGGGCGCCAGGCTTGCGTTGGCCCTTCTCCACATCGGAAAGCCCCGTTCAGGCGACTAA
- a CDS encoding alpha/beta hydrolase-fold protein produces MNRKTRLGYALAAAAFVIVAIPVGVLVNDLLSDRQEEQDLHARMSGSLRRVAFRSRILKANKDMLVYLPPGYDDPENAEVRYPAVYLLHGCPGQARDWVVKGSANVTLEKMILADSVAPMILVCPDLQGPRGQFDCNGAMDRPDGSWSVERYLLDEVVNRVDANYRTKADAGHRAVAGVSMGGFAAANLAVRHPEVFSVACAMSGYFRAADFTPIARHVLGGRMDLWRANSPQDTIVTVHDPASLHVLLICGAHDQYVRQNRAFAARLQELGADSDLRISTGAHGFAFWSRRLRDCLLFADRRFRAHP; encoded by the coding sequence ATGAACCGCAAAACACGATTGGGCTACGCGTTGGCCGCGGCGGCGTTCGTCATTGTCGCGATTCCGGTCGGTGTCCTGGTCAACGATCTGCTGAGTGACCGGCAGGAGGAGCAGGACCTGCATGCGCGCATGTCCGGATCCCTGCGGCGGGTGGCTTTCCGCAGCCGGATTCTCAAAGCAAACAAAGATATGCTCGTCTACCTGCCTCCCGGGTACGATGACCCGGAGAATGCGGAGGTAAGGTACCCGGCTGTCTATCTGCTGCACGGCTGCCCCGGCCAAGCGCGGGACTGGGTTGTCAAGGGCAGCGCGAACGTTACGCTGGAAAAGATGATCCTGGCGGATTCCGTCGCGCCGATGATACTGGTCTGCCCCGACCTTCAGGGTCCGCGCGGGCAGTTCGACTGCAATGGCGCGATGGATCGTCCGGACGGATCGTGGAGTGTGGAACGGTATCTACTGGATGAAGTCGTGAACCGAGTGGATGCGAACTATCGGACGAAAGCGGATGCCGGACACCGCGCGGTCGCGGGTGTGTCGATGGGGGGCTTCGCTGCCGCCAACCTGGCCGTCCGCCATCCGGAGGTGTTCTCGGTTGCCTGTGCAATGTCGGGCTATTTCCGGGCGGCGGATTTCACCCCGATCGCCCGGCATGTACTTGGCGGGCGGATGGATCTGTGGCGGGCGAATTCTCCGCAGGACACCATCGTGACAGTTCACGATCCGGCCTCGCTGCATGTACTTCTGATCTGCGGTGCGCACGACCAGTACGTGCGCCAAAACCGCGCATTCGCGGCGCGTCTCCAGGAACTGGGCGCGGACTCCGATCTCAGAATCTCCACCGGCGCGCACGGATTCGCCTTCTGGAGCCGGCGGCTGAGAGACTGCCTGCTGTTCGCTGACCGGCGATTCCGCGCCCATCCCTGA
- a CDS encoding phosphatidylglycerol lysyltransferase domain-containing protein: MDTAIFASQMPLKRRLEVRLIAVLVALMGFVNVASVIAAHTAERSRIVHAIFGMEVVHGSRILTVVAGFYLIMLARGLWRHKRVAWTLSFATLGVSFGLHLIKGLDYEESLVILSLMLGLVLLRPFFHAESDPPSVWYGVATVIAAVLFTAVYGTYGFWFFRTRFVGIHTPVQALQATLALFFQYGDVKVHPIHAMYSRHLTWQMIRAWWFINSIYAVSVGSLSYGLMMLLRPLLVRGKPSVADREVVRGLLIRHGRTTIAHFALLPDKAYCFNADRSGVIAYKVVAGVALALGDPIAPPEAVPALVLQFCNLCARNDWLPAFYQVVPDYLPAYHAADLRTLKIGEDAVVRLDSFSLEGSRMKKVRNAVAAIERRGVRAVRYDLARDPLNLLPHIQEVSDLWLGEQKGSEKTFSLGYWDPSVAAQQPMMVALDDQNRVLAFETLVPMYRADGWATDLMRRRPDAPNGVMEYLFAREALALKEEGWKAYGLGLSPLSTGLQVPDSECPENETEGLAPKPESRAPLDAAINVLYHHFNHFYRFTGLHAFKEKFGPEWEPRYLAYPGGQHLPRVVLAIVRANSSQSLFQFLWKKRATRPDAPRIPEGPETHQ; encoded by the coding sequence ATGGACACCGCAATTTTCGCCAGCCAAATGCCCTTGAAGCGCCGCCTGGAGGTTCGGCTGATCGCCGTTCTCGTGGCGCTGATGGGATTCGTCAACGTGGCCAGCGTCATCGCCGCCCATACCGCGGAGCGTTCGCGAATCGTCCACGCGATATTCGGCATGGAAGTGGTTCACGGAAGCCGCATCCTGACGGTTGTCGCGGGGTTCTATCTCATCATGCTGGCCCGCGGGCTCTGGCGGCATAAGCGTGTCGCGTGGACGCTTTCATTCGCCACCCTTGGCGTCTCGTTCGGCCTCCATCTGATCAAAGGGTTGGACTACGAGGAATCGCTCGTTATCCTCTCGCTCATGCTGGGCCTCGTCCTGTTGAGGCCGTTCTTCCATGCCGAAAGCGATCCGCCGTCCGTATGGTACGGTGTTGCGACGGTGATCGCGGCGGTGCTTTTCACCGCTGTGTATGGCACTTATGGGTTCTGGTTCTTCCGCACGCGGTTTGTGGGAATCCACACGCCGGTGCAAGCGCTGCAAGCAACTCTGGCCTTGTTCTTCCAATATGGGGACGTGAAGGTCCACCCCATTCACGCGATGTATTCACGGCATCTCACGTGGCAGATGATTCGCGCGTGGTGGTTCATTAACAGCATCTACGCGGTGAGCGTCGGTTCGCTGTCGTATGGCCTGATGATGCTCTTGCGACCACTGCTGGTCCGCGGAAAGCCATCCGTTGCCGACCGCGAAGTCGTGCGAGGGTTGCTGATCCGGCACGGGCGCACCACCATCGCCCACTTCGCACTGCTTCCGGATAAAGCCTATTGCTTCAACGCGGATCGGTCCGGCGTTATCGCGTACAAGGTCGTCGCTGGCGTCGCACTGGCGCTGGGAGACCCGATTGCGCCTCCCGAAGCGGTGCCGGCACTGGTGCTTCAGTTCTGCAACCTGTGCGCGCGCAACGACTGGCTGCCGGCGTTTTACCAGGTCGTGCCCGACTATCTTCCGGCATATCACGCGGCGGATCTTCGGACCCTGAAGATCGGCGAAGATGCTGTCGTTCGCCTGGATTCATTCTCGCTGGAGGGAAGCCGGATGAAGAAAGTGCGGAACGCAGTAGCGGCGATTGAGCGCCGAGGTGTGCGCGCCGTCCGTTACGATCTCGCCAGGGACCCGCTGAACCTGCTTCCGCACATTCAGGAGGTCAGCGATCTGTGGCTGGGAGAGCAGAAGGGCAGCGAGAAGACGTTCAGCCTGGGGTACTGGGATCCGTCCGTGGCCGCGCAGCAGCCGATGATGGTTGCCCTGGACGATCAGAACCGCGTCCTGGCGTTCGAGACACTCGTCCCTATGTACCGTGCCGACGGGTGGGCCACCGATCTCATGCGGCGCCGTCCCGATGCGCCAAACGGCGTGATGGAATACCTCTTCGCAAGGGAGGCCCTGGCGCTGAAGGAAGAGGGCTGGAAAGCGTACGGCCTGGGCCTCAGCCCCCTCAGCACCGGCTTGCAGGTGCCGGATTCGGAGTGCCCGGAGAACGAAACCGAGGGACTGGCGCCGAAACCGGAATCACGGGCTCCCCTGGATGCGGCCATCAACGTCCTGTACCACCACTTCAACCACTTCTATCGCTTCACGGGGCTGCATGCATTCAAGGAGAAGTTCGGCCCGGAATGGGAGCCGCGGTACCTGGCTTACCCCGGAGGGCAGCACCTTCCCCGAGTGGTTCTCGCGATCGTACGCGCCAACTCCTCCCAGAGCCTGTTTCAGTTTCTGTGGAAGAAACGCGCGACCCGTCCTGACGCGCCTCGGATTCCGGAAGGCCCGGAAACACATCAGTAG
- a CDS encoding AI-2E family transporter gives MEPNNHDHPGDTLSPPPASDPSFSSALVEQDWVTLRTRVGIRITVFAVSFIAFIVFLAFALSRLAHVLELFTIGLLLAMAINPAVAWFEKRHTQRWVSVTALVLLLAGVVIGGLASLAPTLVDQSTRFINDAPQIGNSLQQHLKWLDHRFPAAHVAELANRLQSEASQSLSGIQSTATTVFTASVTTVVEAVLVVFLVVFVLSDPHPLVRGLRGVMPPQWQPEVTRIGELVVAKVQAWIQGSLILMLFIAVLDTIGLLVLGVPYALLWGVLSGLLEIIPTLGPIIAAVPPAIVGLTMPHPVTALYILGLYVVIQQIESNVLVPVVMSNKVRLHPVTLLCFLLVMAEFLGVFGALIATPLAATLKVLYMELYYRRLHGALPPEEANDPTRLKLKRRRARKATEDAAP, from the coding sequence ATGGAACCTAACAACCACGACCACCCGGGCGACACGCTCAGCCCGCCACCAGCATCCGATCCCAGCTTCAGCAGCGCTCTGGTCGAGCAGGACTGGGTAACGCTTCGCACTCGCGTGGGCATCCGCATCACCGTTTTCGCCGTTTCGTTCATCGCGTTCATCGTCTTCCTCGCGTTCGCCCTCAGCCGCCTCGCCCACGTCCTCGAACTCTTCACGATTGGCCTGTTGCTGGCGATGGCCATCAACCCGGCGGTCGCATGGTTTGAGAAGCGCCACACCCAACGCTGGGTTTCCGTCACGGCCCTCGTGCTGCTCCTCGCGGGTGTTGTCATCGGCGGACTCGCCTCGCTCGCCCCAACCCTGGTCGACCAATCGACCAGGTTCATCAACGATGCACCCCAGATCGGCAACAGCCTGCAGCAACACCTCAAGTGGCTGGACCATCGGTTCCCTGCCGCGCACGTTGCGGAACTCGCCAACCGCCTGCAGAGCGAAGCCTCCCAAAGCCTATCCGGTATCCAGTCCACCGCCACAACCGTCTTCACCGCCAGCGTGACCACCGTGGTGGAAGCGGTGCTCGTCGTCTTCCTCGTAGTCTTCGTCCTCTCCGATCCCCACCCCCTGGTGCGCGGTCTGCGCGGCGTCATGCCTCCGCAGTGGCAACCGGAGGTCACGCGCATCGGCGAGTTGGTTGTCGCGAAGGTCCAGGCGTGGATCCAGGGGTCGTTGATCCTGATGCTGTTCATCGCCGTGCTGGATACGATCGGTCTTCTGGTTCTGGGCGTCCCGTATGCGCTCCTTTGGGGCGTCCTAAGCGGGCTTCTGGAGATCATCCCGACCCTCGGGCCGATCATCGCCGCCGTTCCACCCGCCATCGTCGGCCTCACGATGCCCCACCCAGTCACCGCGCTCTACATCCTGGGCCTCTACGTCGTCATCCAACAGATCGAAAGCAACGTGCTGGTACCCGTAGTCATGAGCAACAAGGTGCGACTCCACCCGGTCACGCTGCTCTGTTTCCTCCTGGTGATGGCGGAGTTCCTGGGCGTCTTCGGAGCGCTGATTGCCACGCCGCTGGCAGCCACTCTGAAGGTCCTCTACATGGAGTTGTACTACCGGCGATTGCACGGCGCGCTACCGCCCGAGGAAGCGAACGATCCCACTCGCCTGAAGCTCAAACGAAGGCGCGCCCGAAAAGCAACGGAGGATGCCGCGCCTTGA
- a CDS encoding glycosyltransferase family 4 protein has product MTIIQVMHSHTIGGVERHVVSLGEALMDRGHQVYLACPNRGWMWDAVQGTRVKPFHLAMDGLLDVTSVGRLGRLARMTHADIIHSHMTRGTFYAVKAGHRLGIPVIASCHATHTYKYYAGADRVICVSDAARQNLLRHGVPDGLLRTVHNGIEIPACGTPEGRVAALRAEWGVVPGGKVVGMLARLIPDKGIDILLQVAAKWKLERPNVTFVLAGSGDDDTELKLRSFVERHNLDGSVKFLGTVPNAYEVLGAYDVLAAPSRRESFSLTLLEAMAARTPVVASRVGGTPEMVTHGETGILVEPDSPESLGAGLASALDGPEVCRYVEAADKMVRERFTVKRMVDDIETQYRELLKG; this is encoded by the coding sequence ATGACAATCATCCAGGTCATGCACAGCCATACCATCGGGGGCGTTGAGCGCCATGTAGTTTCGCTTGGCGAAGCCCTGATGGACCGTGGACACCAGGTTTACCTCGCCTGCCCCAACCGCGGCTGGATGTGGGACGCCGTACAGGGAACGCGCGTGAAGCCGTTTCACCTGGCGATGGACGGACTCCTCGACGTTACTTCCGTAGGACGGCTGGGCCGACTCGCCCGGATGACGCACGCAGACATCATTCACTCTCATATGACGCGCGGCACGTTCTACGCCGTCAAGGCCGGCCACCGCCTCGGTATTCCGGTTATCGCTTCGTGTCACGCTACGCACACCTACAAATACTACGCGGGCGCGGACCGCGTCATCTGCGTGTCCGATGCCGCGCGCCAGAACCTTCTCCGCCACGGTGTGCCGGATGGCTTGCTTCGCACCGTGCACAACGGCATTGAAATCCCCGCGTGCGGCACGCCGGAGGGAAGGGTCGCCGCGCTTCGCGCGGAGTGGGGCGTCGTGCCGGGCGGCAAGGTCGTCGGTATGCTTGCGCGCCTGATCCCGGATAAGGGGATCGATATCCTTCTCCAGGTTGCCGCCAAATGGAAGTTGGAGCGTCCGAATGTAACGTTCGTCCTCGCCGGCAGTGGAGACGACGACACGGAACTCAAGCTCCGCTCGTTCGTGGAGCGGCATAACCTTGACGGCTCGGTGAAATTCCTCGGCACCGTGCCGAACGCGTACGAAGTGCTCGGCGCATACGATGTCCTCGCCGCGCCCTCCCGGAGGGAGTCGTTTTCGCTGACCCTTTTGGAGGCGATGGCCGCGCGCACGCCCGTCGTTGCCTCGCGGGTTGGCGGAACGCCGGAAATGGTGACGCACGGCGAAACCGGAATTCTGGTGGAACCAGACAGCCCCGAATCCCTTGGCGCCGGCCTTGCCAGTGCTCTGGATGGTCCCGAGGTCTGCCGCTATGTCGAGGCCGCCGACAAGATGGTTCGCGAACGTTTCACCGTGAAACGGATGGTCGACGATATCGAAACCCAGTATCGCGAACTCTTGAAGGGCTGA
- a CDS encoding lysylphosphatidylglycerol synthase transmembrane domain-containing protein — protein MDKRRSNASAAGTSLGWRAIVLPAIFVICGAFVLLKLGDLRHMAFLLRGARPGWLVLACIVECLRSVSNGKLFQTALGLAGYRFGWGEMIAKVTAFNAVNRIVPTGGASGSALMVATLQSEGVPPDRALFAIGLTYIYDYLTYLLVVAATFVYLAVIGHLPGRAVLAAALLVAVIGGVIGFLWWGLGKQEALERTLAGIVRRLRRLRPSREHSETPEASASAMVERMGTLRRDVTANPKGLLRPVAPALGYNVLDVFNVWCVFQAFGHPQPIGFVAAGFVIAMLLGFISFIPGQLGAFEVGMAGAFHTLFGVNLTVAMLVTGTYRLIQYWLPIPIGVVLAKHALHGTKGA, from the coding sequence ATGGACAAACGTCGGAGCAACGCAAGCGCTGCGGGGACCTCCCTTGGGTGGCGAGCTATCGTCTTGCCGGCGATTTTCGTCATTTGCGGCGCGTTCGTGCTGCTCAAACTCGGCGACCTCCGCCACATGGCATTCCTCCTCCGCGGCGCCCGGCCGGGCTGGCTGGTGCTCGCCTGCATCGTGGAGTGTCTGCGAAGCGTCAGCAACGGCAAGCTGTTTCAGACGGCCCTGGGACTCGCCGGTTACCGCTTCGGTTGGGGCGAGATGATTGCCAAGGTCACAGCCTTCAACGCGGTGAATCGCATCGTGCCCACCGGTGGGGCGAGCGGTTCGGCGTTGATGGTGGCGACCTTGCAGTCGGAAGGCGTACCGCCGGACCGCGCCCTCTTCGCCATCGGTCTCACCTACATCTATGACTACCTGACGTACTTGCTTGTCGTTGCCGCCACGTTTGTGTACCTGGCCGTAATCGGGCATTTACCGGGAAGGGCAGTGCTCGCGGCGGCGCTTCTGGTGGCGGTGATTGGTGGCGTGATCGGGTTCCTCTGGTGGGGATTGGGCAAACAGGAGGCTCTTGAGAGAACACTTGCGGGGATCGTCCGAAGGCTGCGAAGGCTGCGCCCCTCGCGCGAGCATTCGGAAACTCCAGAGGCTTCCGCATCGGCGATGGTCGAGCGTATGGGTACCCTGCGTCGTGATGTCACGGCAAACCCGAAAGGCCTGTTGAGGCCGGTTGCTCCCGCGCTGGGCTACAATGTGCTGGATGTCTTCAACGTGTGGTGCGTTTTCCAGGCGTTCGGGCACCCGCAGCCGATCGGGTTCGTCGCCGCCGGTTTCGTGATCGCGATGCTGCTGGGCTTCATCTCATTCATACCCGGCCAGTTGGGGGCTTTTGAGGTCGGCATGGCCGGTGCGTTTCACACTCTTTTCGGCGTCAACCTCACGGTGGCCATGCTGGTAACCGGAACGTACCGGCTGATTCAATACTGGCTTCCGATACCGATCGGTGTGGTGCTGGCGAAGCACGCTTTACACGGAACGAAGGGCGCCTGA
- a CDS encoding metallophosphoesterase has product MEPMTVLAGIAAGLGAEACRRSETERIVVTEHVIALPMWPSALDGFRVIVASDMHVHPNAKAPGRRETRLGRILGSLDGDILVVPGDAANTRDAARIAAGIIEMARPRYGTFITFGNGEHKRGDETSPIARELSRAGRVLVNESVVLPVGGEGMAILGVDDPSEDRDRLDLAGRGLSGDLPTILLAHSPEIVTRLHRRPVDLVICGHTHGGQVCPPNGQALWTQTQTLERSSLGYGTFGPRDFARFTSRDLQRTRMFVSRGVGTAKMAVRVFCPPEVAVLTLRREAGAGT; this is encoded by the coding sequence ATGGAACCGATGACAGTGCTGGCGGGGATCGCGGCGGGCCTCGGCGCGGAAGCATGCCGACGCAGTGAAACGGAGCGTATCGTGGTTACGGAACACGTCATCGCCCTGCCGATGTGGCCTTCGGCGCTCGACGGTTTCCGCGTGATCGTGGCCTCCGATATGCACGTTCACCCGAACGCCAAGGCGCCCGGTCGCCGGGAGACGCGCCTCGGCCGGATCCTTGGCTCACTCGACGGCGACATCCTTGTCGTTCCCGGCGATGCCGCCAACACGCGAGACGCCGCGCGGATTGCCGCCGGAATCATAGAGATGGCACGCCCTCGATACGGCACATTCATCACATTCGGGAATGGCGAGCACAAACGGGGGGATGAGACTTCACCCATCGCCCGCGAATTGAGTCGGGCGGGCCGGGTGCTCGTCAACGAAAGCGTTGTCCTCCCCGTCGGCGGCGAGGGCATGGCAATCCTCGGTGTCGATGATCCGAGCGAAGACCGGGACCGCCTGGACCTTGCTGGCCGAGGCCTGTCCGGCGACTTGCCCACAATTCTGCTCGCCCACTCCCCGGAAATCGTGACACGACTGCATCGCCGGCCCGTTGACCTCGTCATCTGTGGACACACGCACGGCGGCCAGGTTTGCCCGCCGAACGGCCAGGCACTCTGGACGCAGACACAGACGTTGGAGCGCTCTTCACTGGGCTATGGAACGTTTGGCCCGCGCGATTTCGCGCGATTCACCTCGCGCGACCTCCAGCGCACCAGGATGTTTGTGAGCCGCGGCGTGGGGACCGCCAAGATGGCGGTCCGCGTTTTCTGCCCACCCGAAGTCGCAGTGCTCACGCTCCGCCGCGAAGCCGGCGCCGGCACTTAA